ATGTAGCATCGATATCCTGCCGGTCGCGGTTAGTCAAGATTAAGGTATTGGCAATAAACTGAGTCCCCTCTCCACTGGGCTCCAGTTGACCCGCAATGCGACTGCCTCGGGGAATCAAGATCGTGCCTCTAGAGTTACGGACATTCTCGACCACCGTCAACGTCACAGGCAACGTTTCATCGGGCTTGAGAATGATTCGCTCAGCGCCTTGGTAGGCAGCAGGAATCACCGTGCCGGAGCTTAGGGCCACTCGGTTGGACCGGGGAAAGCTTTGGGCTTGGACTGGCAGAGCTTCCATAAGAGGTGCAACACCAGCACTACAAATCCCCAACGCCAATAGCGCTGCTAACCCGGCTTGAGAAGTTGGTCGATGAATAGTCATGGGATTGTCCTCGCATGAAATACGTTGCACTTTGTCCTTGCATACTTTGAAGACAAAGAGTTGACGAGGAATGTTCCTGACGGTTAAGGCGAATTACGATGACTCTGACTGGACATAATACTGCTCTGCTACCTGTTTAAGCCGCTGTAACTGACTCTGCATGTCTCGACGAGTCAGTTTCGCCGCAAAGGTCTGAAAACCGAAGGCAACAATCGGATTCTCCATCCGAAACTCAAACCGATTAATCAAACGAGTGCCCCCAATCTCGGGTTGGCATTGCCAGCGATCCCGTCCTTGGAAAAAACCGTCAAAAGCCCAAACCACAAGCCCCTCCTGCCGTTCAATCACACGACTCTGTAATGTAGGATTGAGCAGCGGGATGCGAATCATAAAGCGGGTTTGGCTATCTAGCTGTGAACTCCATTCCCCTACCGGTTCACACTTTAGAAGGGGGTTGAGCCAACGATGCATCAGCTCTTGGTCGGTAATCGTTTGATCGACGATGGCAATCGGGGCATCGATGTAGACAGATTGTTCAAATGTGGTTGTGTCTGCCATATTCAGTAGAAAAACGGTTGGCAATTGCTGAATCAAACACGATGTTAAAACAAGCAAACGTTGTGCGGCGCTGCATCGTGCAATAGCCTTGGCAATCTTACTTTAGAGTATGTAGGGGCGCTTGGGTACTGAATTCTCTTGGGTTCGATGAATCTGAGGTCTTCAGATCAAGAATGATTGCCGACACATTGGCTGTAGATTTGCCATAATCATCCAAACTATCGTTCAGCCGTGGAATAGCGATTCACCATAGGAGACAGTTTTGAATTTTTCACGACGCCATTTCCTCTCTATTGCGGGAGCAAGCTTAACGGGAACTCTCATCAGTGCTCCCCTATCGCGCCTATTTACCCGAGTAGCAAACGGTTTATCCATTCACACTGAAGGATATGGTCCGCTGATTCCCGACCCCAACAGACTCCTAGATTTACCTCGTGGCTTTCAATATCGAGCGTTTTCCCATACTGGAGAACGGATGAGCGATGGTTTTCCAGTGCCTGCGAAACATGATGGAATGGCAGCCTTTCCTGGCCCCAACAATACGACTATTCTGATTCGTAATCATGAATTAAGTCCGAACCAGACCCCATCTGTACAGGGGGGCAATGCTTATGATTCGCAATGTACTGGAGGGACAACCACCCTGGTGCTGAATGCCCAGCGTCAGTTAATCCGGCACTATGCCTCTCTGACCGGTACCTATCGCAACTGTGCCGGTGGACCCACCCCTTGGGGATCGTGGATTAGTTGCGAAGAGAATACGTCCACGCCAGAGAGCGACCCGGCGGTTAGCAAGCGGCATGGCTATAACTTCGAAGTGCCGATTCAAGCCACGGGACCAGTTGAACCCAAACCACTAGTGGCAATGGGGCGCTTTAATCATGAAGCGGTTGCCATCGACCCTGATAGCAATATTGTCTACCAAACAGAAGATCGTGGAGATGGGCTGTTCTATCGTTTCCGTCCCCAGAAACCGCAAAATTTGCAGGCTGGGGGAGTGCTCGAAGCTTTGAAAATTAAAGGGCAACCTCAACTCAATACCAAACAGGATATTCCTGTTGGTCAACCGCTGCCTGTGGAATGGGTGCGAATTGAAAATCCTGATCCATTAACCGATACCGTGCGAGCGGAGGGATATGCCAAAGGTGCTGCTCTGTTTAGCCGTGGGGAAGGCATTTGTCTGGGTAAAGGCGAGGCGTTGTTCTGTTGTACGAGCGGGGGTGTTGCTAGCCTCGGCCAAATCTGGCGGTATACCCCAGATGCCGACGGGGGTACCTTGACCTTATTTGTTGAGCCCAATAATCCAGGAGTCTTGGACTATCCTGATAACTTAACGATGGCTCCTTTTGGCGATCTGTTCCTGTGTGAGGATGGGCGAGGTGAACAATTTATTCGAGGTATCAATCAACAGGGACAACTCTATTCATTTGCCCGGAATGCCTTAAATGATAAAGAGCTAGCAGGCGCCTGTTTTTCAACTAATCCCTTGACGCTATTTGTGAATATCCAGACCCCTGGGATAACCTTTGCTATTTGGGGACCTTTTGCTCAGGCTTAGATTTAAAACTTTGGATGTGATCAAAACAATTTGGCTGAATAAATATAAACTGGTGAAGAAAAAAGATCACATCGAGTGTCAAAATTCGGCAATATTGGGTCAAGATTATGCGAAAAGCATGTCTTTTGGATCTGAAAGTAGAACAGCTTTATATCTGTGGCCTAGCCGTCTTGATATCGATCACCATGGTTACCAGAGCCTTATGTTTTAAATAGTTATAAACAGCTGATGTTATCTCTAAGGTATGGATACCAATAAGTCTGTATAACTACTCACTTTATGCGCCTAAGTTTGAGATGACGAGATGCATTAACGCTTCTTGTTTTACCCTAGTCCCATTGACTGCATGGATTCAGAAACCAATCTTTCTTCGCTACAACTGACCTGCCCTATTTGCGACCAAAGCAGTGTGCGCTTATTTCGCAAGAATAGCTATTGGATACGAGAATGCGATCGCTGTCATCACCAATTTGCAGAAGAACAACCCACTGCCAAAGGTGTTAGCCAAATATATGACGGCCAGTATTTTCAGGGGGATGGCCCCGGCTATATCGATTACTTAGCGGAAGCCGAATTATTGCAACAACTCGGCCAATATTACGCAGATAGATTGGCGTATTATGTGTTGCCTGGCACCGTTTTGGATGTGGGGGCTGCTGCTGGCTTTATTCTCAAAGGGCTGATGGATTCGGGATGGCGGGGAGAAGGGCTAGAGCCGAATCCCCGCATTGCTGAATTTGGTCAGCAGCAGTTGGGATTAAAAATGACCGTGGGCACCCTCGAAAACTATCCCACATCCGATCGGTTTGAGCTGGTGATGATGGTGCAAGTGATCCAACATTTCTACAATTTGAAACTAGCGCTGCATACCGCCAGTATGGTGACGAAACCCGGAGGGTATTGGTTGATTGAAACATGGGATCGCTCCAGTCTACTGGCTCGGATGCGAGGCCAAAATTGGCATGCCTATACGCCCCCGAGTCGTTCCCATTGGTTTTCGCCCCCCGAATTAGAACGCCTCGTTGCCCAATATGGGTTTCGGGAAGTGGCGCGGGGCAGCCCTAGCAAGTGGATGAATGGTCAGTATCGGAAATCGGTATTGCGATACCAACTGATGGATAAGGCTTGGGGAAAGGCCGTCGCCCAAGGCTTGAATTTGATGCCTGACCAAATGAAAACCCCCTATATAGGCGGCGATATCTTTTGGGGTCTCTATCAAAAAGCCGTTTAAGGTGGGCTGCACCGCTGCCGTTTCTGCGGGATTTTTAAAGTGACGACTGGGGTCAAACTGCACTTTGGTATGGTGCACAATAAAGTGATGCTTGCCCAATTTACTTTCATTTGAGGTGTCCATGGCCACTGATAATCCCACTAACTCTGAGAAAGACAAAGCCCTAGGCGTTGTGCTGAATCAAATCGAGCGCACCTTTGGTAAGGGATCGATCATGCGCCTGGGAGATGCCGCCCAGATGAAAGTGGAGACGATTTCTAGTGGTGCCTTAACCCTTGATTTAGCTTTAGGCGGCGGCCTGCCCAAAGGCCGGGTGATTGAGATTTATGGCCCTGAAAGTTCCGGTAAAACGACCTTGGCTTTGCATGCGATCGCAGAAGTGCAGCGATCCGGCGGTATTGCCGCGTTCGTCGATGCTGAGCATGCCCTTGATCCCACCTATGCCTCAGCTCTTGGGGTAGATACAGAGAACTTACTCGTCGCCCAACCTGATACTGGAGAATCTGCTTTAGAAATTGTCGATCAGCTGGTTCGCTCTACAGCAGTGGATATTGTCGTCATTGACTCTGTAGCGGCCCTAGTTCCCCGAGCTGAAATTGAGGGGGATATGGGCGATTCCCACATGGGACTGCAGGCCCGCCTGATGAGCCAGGCCCTACGAAAAATTACCGGCAACATTGGTCGTACTGGTTGTACAGTGGTATTTCTCAACCAGCTTCGCCAAAAAATTGGTGTCACCTATGGCAACCCTGAAGTCACCACGGGGGGTAATGCCCTTAAGTTCTATGCTTCCGTACGTCTAGATATTCGCCGCATCCAGACCTTGAAAAAAGGAACAGAAGAGTTTGGGATTCGAGCCAAGGTCAAAGTGGTTAAAAATAAGGTGGCTCCTCCTTTTCGGATTGGAGAGTTTGACATTATTTTTGGTCAAGGCATTTCTACCCTCGGTTGCCTATTAGATATGGCTGAAGAAACTGAGATCCTGATTCGCAAAGGGGCTTGGTATAGCTATAACGGCGAAAATATTGGCCAAGGTCGAGACAATACCGTTCGTTATATGCAAGATAATCCCGAGTTCACAGAATCTCTAACTCAGCAGGTGAGAGCCAAGCTAGATACGGGAGCGGAAGTCTCGGCTAATACCGTCGCTTCCACGAAAAAAGGAAAAAAAGCGAAATCCGAGTAGGCCAGGTTCTATCTATTCCCGGCAACGCTTTGACTTTCTGACATTATCCGTCAATCTTCTGTGCGCCCGGCTGACCATTCTTGATTTGAAAGGACGCCAATGTGCGCACGGGTGCTCCTGGCTTTTCCACCTGATCCACCACTCGCAACTGGGTGGTCCACTGTTCGGGGGTTACCTCACACACTACATAGCCTCGATACCGGCTCTCAAAGAACTTAATGTGGGGGTTCACTTTTAAGGCCAAGGTAAATAAGTCAGGGTTGGGGCCACGGGAGCTGATCGACGTGCCCACAATCTCCGTTGCAACCACGGGGGATTGCGAATCTTGAAAATCTGATTTCAAGTCGGTGACCCAAAATGAGTGGATATCGCCACCAATGACCACAGGGTTCTTGGGTTGATATTGGGTGATGCCCTTGAAGATGCGATCGCGGGTGGCAGCATAGCCATCCCAGCCATCGGTCCAGTGCCCAGCCAGTGGGCCTATCCCTTGGTTCAATTCAGCCATCAACATTTGCTGAGCAATGACTGTCCAACCCGTAGACGAATTTTTTAACCCATCCAACAGCCAGTCTTCTTGCTCAAATCCTAATAATGAGCGCTTTGGATCCAAGCGCTCGGCACAATTGAAAACGACCTGCCCCCCTCCTTTCCCGTTCTGATCACAGGCTTGATCATCACGATATTGGCGAGTGTCTAGGCAGTGGAATTCAGCTAAATCACCAAAGCGAAAGCGTCGATAGAGCTGTAAGTGATCACCTTGGGGTTGGGCGGTGGGGCGTAAGGGTAGATGTTCATAATAAGCTTGATATGCTGCTTGCCGACGACGTCGAAAAACAGCTGGATCTGCAAAGTCCTGAGACTCATTATTGGCATAATCATTTTCAACTTCATGATCATCCCAAATGCAGATAAAAGGGAATGCTGCATGGGCCGCTTGTAAGTGCGGATCACTTTTGTACAGGGCATAGCGCCAACGATAGCTCTTGAGATCGACTGGATTGGGACCGACATGTTGGCGGGGACGACCAGATCGTGACTTCCCTTCATAGATGTAGTCCCCCAAATGCAGCACTAAATCCAACTCCTCTTGGGCCAAGTGCTGATAGGCCGTGTAATGGCCATATTCATAGTGCTGACAAGAAACGTAGGCAAACTTGAGTTGTTTGGCCTGAGACTCTAGGGCTGGCATGGTACGGGTCCGACCAATGGGACTGATTTCATCTCCTGCTTGGAACTGATACCAATACCACTGACCTGGAGATAAATTCTCCACCACCACATGCACCGAATGCCCCCACTGTGGAACGGCTTGGACGGTTCCCTGTTGAATGACCTGTGTCATCTGGGCATCCGTCGCAATTTTCCATTGAACGGGAATTGCAACGGCAGGTATGGGTTGCCCAGATAACGGATTGGGGGCTAGCCGAGTCCATAACACGACACTATTCGACTCTGGGTCACCCGAAGCCACCCCTAAGCTAAAGGGATAAGCAGAAAACTTGGGCTGTGCTAGCAGAGGCAGCCGTTGGTCAGACCAGAGGACCCATCCCATGGCACCACCAGCAGTCAACAAAAATTGCCTACGGTTGAACATGCTTACGTCTCTAAAAGTGTAAAATTTGGCTATCAATACTTTGATGCAAATTTGAGGCTGAGGTTGCTTGGATTGAAGTTGTCGCCTGTAATGCAATCACTATTCTGATGGAGATTCATCTTGATAGATCGGCAATTGATGTTGCATCAGGAAACCCTCCCCAAGGCTAGCCGCTTCGGATCCAGAGTTGTTTAACTTCAATAGGTTGAGGTGGCCAAAGGGTGGAGCTGAAACAAGGTGGTGAGAGATATCCAGTACGCTGATGGTTCGGATTCTAGCTGTATTGAAGTCAGTATCAATTTCTGCATCAGAGAGAATCATGACATTACGGCGTATACCCATTGCAATTCAGTTAGATAGCGTCTGTCCTGCACGAAAAATTGGGCGATGTCTGCGTTCCTGTACATCGTGAAAGATAGCCTTGATCGTGATTTCCAGAATTCATAACTAAACGTTATGACAACCTAAACACGAATTAATATTCCGAATCGAACGTTCTCAATTATGATCAAAGGAGTTACTGTTCTTAATCAAATCTTTAGATCACCCCTTTAAGAAACATTTTTATACCGTTGTCTAGGGAGTCAACTCATGGCTACATCCGAGAAAAAACCTGCAGAAGGTGCAATTGAACTCTATCAAACCCCTCCTCTACCCCAAAATCGTCCGATTGCAGCAAGAACATTAGAAGTGGTAGATACCTCAAGCTTGCCTGGCAACCGTCCCATCACTGCGGTCCATCTAGAAGTGGTCGATACTGACACCTTGCCCAACCATCGTCCCATTATCCGTTCTGGGTTAGATATTGTGGATGAAGAAAGTCTTGTCGGTCATCGCCCTATTGTGAATATGGGTTTACCCTTGGTTCCCTCCCCTAATCTCCCCAATAATCGTCCCGTCGCAACTGAACCCATCTACGATCCAGCTGATTTGATGGGCTATATCGACTAATCGTTCATTAACCTTAATAATGAGTGCAATCGTCTAGGGCAGGGGAGTATTCCTTGTCCTGGTCTGTTCTATACCCTTTTCAAAAAAGACCTGGCAAAATAAAGTAAGGTGACTTCCGCTTAAACTTTGTCTAAATCAAAGTATTGCCTAAGCCCATCTTTCTGTAATTGAGTATGCCAAACCTCAATGAATGCTATCGCACCTTAGAGTTGAGGACTGGCGCGTCTTTAGAAGAGGTCAGTCAAGCCTATAAAGATTTAGTTTTTATCTGGCATCCTGATCGAATTCCTCAAAGCCGCGAGCGTTTGCAGCAAAAAGCCATCGCTAAGCTTCAAGACCTCAACGAAGCTCGTGACTATCTGCAATCCTATCTACAGCGACGTCAAAATTTGCGTTCAGCCCGTCGTCCTGCCCAGAAAGCGGCTGCAGCAGGCCAGGCTCGAGCAGCGAGTTCACCTGCGGCTGCAGCAGGCCAGGCCCGAGCAGCGAGTTCACCTGCCCCTGCAAAAACGACAAGACGCACGGCGCCACCCCGCACATCCCAACCGTCTCAAGAACGCCAATCTCCAGCGGCCAAAAAGTTTCGGCAGCGAACCAAAGCAACTCAACCCCCCGCAAGTTCTGTTCCTAAAGCTCCAAAGGCTGCTCCGGCACAGCCTAAGCCTTCTCAACCCCCTGCTGCGACTTCTTCTCCTCCCGATTCTGCTGCTAAACGAGCCGCCAAACGATGGCGAACAGGCCGAGGTACAGCTCCTGCCAAAACAGCTCCTGCAGCAACCAAGTCTTCCTCTCGCCCCCTCACTCCAGACCATAGTGGTGTTGATTGGCAGGGTGCTGATTTACAAGAACGGGATTTTTCGGGACGGAATTTGAGTCAGGCCAATTTAGCGAATACCAATCTCAAGGATGCTTTTCTCCATAAGGTGAATTTGTCAGGTGCTAATTTGACGAATGCTAACTTGACCCGAGCGAATCTGCTGCAGGCCAATCTCACCCAGGCAAACTTGCGAGGTGCGAATCTAACGGGGGCGGATTTGAGTGGTGCTGATCTGCGAGGCGCAGATTTTACAGGGGCCAGTATGGGTATTGGCAAAAAGGTGATGGTAAAGCTAACGGGTGCTCGTCTATCTGGAGCGATTATGCCCAACGGTACAATCCATACCTAGACTGGTTTGGTGGTGAAGATTTAGAAGGTGAGACACTTTAGAGCAAGGCTTCTATTCTCAATTCTGTCGACCATTGTCGTCATGACACCACGATCCAAGGCAAATTAGTCACAATAAATGAAGTGCTCTTAAGGGACATGCTGGATGAGACTGTTCCCTGGTAGTTGTGGAAAACGGTCATTCAACTATCGGAATAGAGCATAGAGTTGAGGGAATCGCCGATATTCTCAGCGCCTGTTCGCTGACATCATTCAGCATGGTTGAGTATGAAAGGATGATTGGTCTTCATCTACGCATTCTATCTGCTTGGCCCAGCATGGAGTTCAACACTACAATCCACACATTTTAGGTATCAATACAATGGCGTTTGATTTGGAAAATATCCCTTCTCAGCAAGGCAAAGTTGCCATTGTGACTGGGGCCAACACGGGCTTGGGCTATGAAACGGTGAGTTATCTAGCTCGAAAGAAGTGCAAGGTGATTATGGCTTGCCGTAACGCTGATAAAGCTGCTCAAGCTAAAGCTGAAATCGAGGCTAAAGTGCCGGTCGCGGATTTAGAGATTCTCCTGATCGATTTATCTGATTTATCGTCTGTGAGAGCCTTTGCCCAAGCCTTTCGACAGCAATACGACAGACTCGACCTTCTCATTAACAATGCTGGCATTATGTGGCCACCCTATTCCCTGACGGTGGATGGGTTTGAGAGCCAGATGGGGACTAACTACTTGGGCCATTTTCTCCTGACCGCATTGCTGTTGGATCTGATGCCGAATACGCCAGACTCTCGTGTGGTGTCCCTGAGTAGTAATGCTCATCGGCTGGGATCCGGAGAAATCAATTTTGGCGATCTGCAATCGGAACAGAACTATTCCAAAACAGGGGCCTATTCCCAGAGCAAGTTGGCCTGTTTGATGTTTGGGAATGAATTACAACGGCTGTTAGAGCAAGCAGGCAAAAAAATCTTGTCTGTCACTGCTCATCCTGGCGTCTCCAACACGGACTTAGCCAGACATATGCCCCAGTATCAGATTGCACTGGTTCAATATACGATTGGTCCGCTGCTCTGTCATGCTCCAGATAAGGCTGCCATGCCGACGGTGATGGCTGCTCTGGCCCCAGATGCCCAAGGAGGAGAATATTTTGGTCCTCAAGGGTTTTTGGAAATGAAAGGGAAACCTGGACGAGCAACCCAGTCTGACTATGCTCAAAATCAAGCTGCTGCAGAAAAGCTCTGGCAGGTCTCCGAACAGTTAACGGAATGTAGGTTTGCAATTGCTAGAGATCAAGAGGTGACCACGCCATAGTCAATCAATTGCTGAAACATATCTGAGAGAGAAGTAGCAAGGGAACGATAGGTGAGGCCTAACTCGCGAATGCTCTTGCTGTTGTCTACGCCAAAGGGGACGCCGACATTTCTAGCAATGATTTTCCGCGTCATACTGCTATCCAACAAGGGCCCCACCAGCCAAACGAGTGCTTTGGGCAGAATACTGTTGGGAAATGGATAGGTATCGCCAAAGTGGGCGCGTAGGATGTCGGCTAGCTTAGGAAAATTTGTGTTGTACCCAGAGGTGATATGGCGACCTTGGGCAGAAGGGGTAAATCCTGCCGCCATATGAGCTTCTGCCACATCCCGCACATCCACAACGCCAATCTGATAGTCTGGTACGCCCATTTTCATGGTGCCGTCTCCCAGTTGTTTGATCAGGGCAAAAGACTCGGATGTGGCAAAGGGGTTTATCCCCGGTCCCAAGACGAGGGACGGATTAATGATGACTAAGTCCCAGCGATTTTGAGCCTGGGCAATGTCCCATGCTTCTTTCTCAGCTAAGGTTTTGGAATAAGAATAGGGCTGGTGGGTAAGGGAAGAGGTGGTATTCCAGTCTGCTTCGGTAAATAGATCGCCCTCGACTTGCTCTAGGTCAGCGCTGTCTCCATAAATAGCTGCACAACTGCTGGTCACCACTACTCGTTGAACGGAGTTGGTTTGGTTCGCTTGCTCTAAAACATTGCGGGTGCCGAGCTGGGCGGGTTCAATCAGATCTTTTTGTGGGTCATCGACAGCAATGGTGAAGGGAGAGGCGGTATGAAACACGACTGTACATCCCTCCATGGCTTCAGCGTAGGAACCGAGGGCTAATAAGTCTGACTGGAAATATTGGAGTTGGCCTGACGTGTTCTCCGCTAAAGCATTGAGATATTTAAGCTTTTCGGTATTGCTAGGATCACGAACGGCGGCGTGAACGGTAAAGCCTTCTTCGAGTAAACGCTTGACGAGCCATCCGGCGACGTAACCTGTGGCTCCAGTGACGAGCACGGGGGCTGAGGTATCGTAGGTGGGGTTGGACATACTACTTCTCTATTGCTGCAGGATTAAGCGGAACACCGTTATCCCGTAGAGTAGCGCATTCATTGAGCGGGTGCTGTAGCAAGTTTCTAAGGGTGTATAGGGTTGAGATCTCAACCCTATACACCTGCTAGGCAGGATGGGCTTGATAATATGGATTTCACCTGTGAGAAGACTGACCGTGTTGAAAATCTAGAATCGATCTAACCGCAGCACTTCGAACAAAATGCACTTTTACCATGGCTGAGATCTACATCCTGACATCTGATGGTGTGCCGTTGGCGCAGTTTGAGAATGAAGAATCAGATATGTGGTATCTCATGGGGAAAATTTCACCCATCCAATCGAGTCTGGTGACTCTAAATGAGATTTTTCAGGCGACCCAGGATCTGGATTTCAAAGCTGTGATGTGTGATTGGTCTCAAGGGTATCGGTGTGAGTTGAAGGCTGAAGTCAACATAATTCCATGTGTACTGATGGAATGCAATCCACAACAAGCCATTCTCAGAATGCTCACTGCCCGGGATTTGAATTCCTCCCAGAAGCACCTCGATTCCAGCATTTTGGGTTGCCAATATTCATCGTTACTCTTGAGGGGATGTTGTTTTCGCGGTTATCAAATACAGTAAGGGGCCGAACGAGCCCGTGAACACCGTGACTAATACCCAAGGCCAAGGATTCCGATTACTTTTCCTCGCCTCTGGAATGAGCCAGCTCAATACCAGGACCAGAGCGATCCCTAAATCAGTGAAGACTTGCCAACCGGCTGGGCTATAGCGGTGATAATCTAAAATGCCGAGATAGCCCACCTGGGTCATGGCATACCCTGACAGAAGAGTAAAAGGCATCAGAATGATGAGTGCTATTTGCTTGTTGACCATAACAAACTCCTTGCATGTGATTTGCATCCATCCTCACCTCTCTTTTGAATGGCAGCAATAACCTCACAGGTCATTGAATTCATGATGGGTCTTGGTTGAGAATAGAGGGCAGAGTGGAGAAATGTATGACCTCTCCCAGCACGCTAAACTTTCAACATATTTGCCGCCATTGGCGTAAGTTCAGAAAGCTATCGCAACTGGATTTAGCTTTGGCGGCTAATGTGTCGCAGCGCCATGTCAGTTGGCTAGAGACTGGGCGTAGTCATCCTAGCCGAGAAATGATTGGGCGTCTCTCTGATGCCATGAATATTCCCTTACGGGAAAGGAATATCTTGTTACAAGCTGCTGGCTATGCCGCAGACTATCGTGAAACGCAATTGGATGCGCCCATAATGGCCCCAGTGCTTGATGCGCTGAATCATATATTGCAACACCATGCCCCGTTGCCTGCCTTCATTGTGGATCGCTACTGGAATGTGAAAAAGGCCAATCAGGCAGCAGAACTATTGCTCAATATAGGGGGAAACCCCCAAGCGCTTCAGGAAACAATGGGGACGGATGGGGGACTTAATTTAGCCTTGCTGACCGTTCATCCCGAGGGGCTCAGGCAATATATTACCAATTGGGCGCAGATCTTACCGTCTATCATCCGTCGTCTTAGGAGTGAATCTCTGGCATCGGGCAATCGAGCCATTCAGGATCAATTCGCCCAATATATCGAATTAGCTGCCCCAGAAGGTTATAGCGAGCCAGATAGTGACAGTTTGCTGCCTGTTTTGCCCTTAGAACTGAATATTAAGGGTTTAGAACTGAGTCTATTCTCAATTATTGCCACCTTTGGTACGCCCCAGGACATCACGACGGATGAACTCCGGATTGAAACCTTCTATCCCACTGACACTAAAACCGAACAATTCTTTCGGAACTATAATTTTGAGAATTCCGTTTAAGATAAAATGCCCTACTCCTAGCCCCAAAACGCATTGCCCAATGCTCAGCCAAGTGTTTAATGCAACTATCGAGTCTAGATGAGTTCCCTCAGCAGGGCTATCATTGCACTCCCTGCGATGTGAGTGCCGACCTTAACATTGCAGCGTTTCTATTCCCCAACGATAGTGAGCTTTGCCCACTGTTGATGATCATTGTTTGTAAATAGCTGTAGAGCATCCCCAGCAAAATCTGGATGGGGGGTGCCCAGTTCGTAGATGGAATTTTTGGTGGTTACATACACCCGTCCTGCTTTAGTTAGACACCCCTTAATGGGCGAAGATTTCAGCTTTTTTCCAGCAGGATACTTGGAATGGTTAAATATTTGCCCCTGAATAACCACTTGATCGCCGATGTTAACGCAAAGCCAAGATTCGATAATTGGTAAGCTGAGAGTTGCGGTATTGGATGTAGTTAAAGTGGGCTGAGAATTCTCTAAATAATAGTCTGTGATGTCATCAGCAATCATGATCAAGCTCGGTAGGAGTGATGCTCGGGGATGAGTGTTGTGATTAAACGACAACACAACATTTATGGGGCTAGCTATATCTAGTCTAAGCAGAATGTCTCTCAGAAAGTACAGTAAGAATGCGGAAATCTACGCTAGCTAATATGTTTTGTT
The Acaryochloris marina S15 genome window above contains:
- a CDS encoding oxidoreductase, producing MAFDLENIPSQQGKVAIVTGANTGLGYETVSYLARKKCKVIMACRNADKAAQAKAEIEAKVPVADLEILLIDLSDLSSVRAFAQAFRQQYDRLDLLINNAGIMWPPYSLTVDGFESQMGTNYLGHFLLTALLLDLMPNTPDSRVVSLSSNAHRLGSGEINFGDLQSEQNYSKTGAYSQSKLACLMFGNELQRLLEQAGKKILSVTAHPGVSNTDLARHMPQYQIALVQYTIGPLLCHAPDKAAMPTVMAALAPDAQGGEYFGPQGFLEMKGKPGRATQSDYAQNQAAAEKLWQVSEQLTECRFAIARDQEVTTP
- a CDS encoding NAD-dependent epimerase/dehydratase family protein, which codes for MSNPTYDTSAPVLVTGATGYVAGWLVKRLLEEGFTVHAAVRDPSNTEKLKYLNALAENTSGQLQYFQSDLLALGSYAEAMEGCTVVFHTASPFTIAVDDPQKDLIEPAQLGTRNVLEQANQTNSVQRVVVTSSCAAIYGDSADLEQVEGDLFTEADWNTTSSLTHQPYSYSKTLAEKEAWDIAQAQNRWDLVIINPSLVLGPGINPFATSESFALIKQLGDGTMKMGVPDYQIGVVDVRDVAEAHMAAGFTPSAQGRHITSGYNTNFPKLADILRAHFGDTYPFPNSILPKALVWLVGPLLDSSMTRKIIARNVGVPFGVDNSKSIRELGLTYRSLATSLSDMFQQLIDYGVVTS
- a CDS encoding helix-turn-helix domain-containing protein, with the translated sequence MTSPSTLNFQHICRHWRKFRKLSQLDLALAANVSQRHVSWLETGRSHPSREMIGRLSDAMNIPLRERNILLQAAGYAADYRETQLDAPIMAPVLDALNHILQHHAPLPAFIVDRYWNVKKANQAAELLLNIGGNPQALQETMGTDGGLNLALLTVHPEGLRQYITNWAQILPSIIRRLRSESLASGNRAIQDQFAQYIELAAPEGYSEPDSDSLLPVLPLELNIKGLELSLFSIIATFGTPQDITTDELRIETFYPTDTKTEQFFRNYNFENSV